One part of the Arabidopsis thaliana chromosome 1 sequence genome encodes these proteins:
- the TEM1 gene encoding AP2/B3 transcription factor family protein (TEMPRANILLO 1 (TEM1); FUNCTIONS IN: DNA binding, sequence-specific DNA binding transcription factor activity; INVOLVED IN: photoperiodism, flowering, ethylene mediated signaling pathway; LOCATED IN: chloroplast; EXPRESSED IN: 22 plant structures; EXPRESSED DURING: 13 growth stages; CONTAINS InterPro DOMAIN/s: DNA-binding, integrase-type (InterPro:IPR016177), Transcriptional factor B3 (InterPro:IPR003340), Pathogenesis-related transcriptional factor/ERF, DNA-binding (InterPro:IPR001471); BEST Arabidopsis thaliana protein match is: related to ABI3/VP1 2 (TAIR:AT1G68840.2); Has 6413 Blast hits to 6197 proteins in 270 species: Archae - 0; Bacteria - 3; Metazoa - 0; Fungi - 0; Plants - 6380; Viruses - 0; Other Eukaryotes - 30 (source: NCBI BLink).): MEYSCVDDSSTTSESLSISTTPKPTTTTEKKLSSPPATSMRLYRMGSGGSSVVLDSENGVETESRKLPSSKYKGVVPQPNGRWGAQIYEKHQRVWLGTFNEEEEAASSYDIAVRRFRGRDAVTNFKSQVDGNDAESAFLDAHSKAEIVDMLRKHTYADEFEQSRRKFVNGDGKRSGLETATYGNDAVLRAREVLFEKTVTPSDVGKLNRLVIPKQHAEKHFPLPAMTTAMGMNPSPTKGVLINLEDRTGKVWRFRYSYWNSSQSYVLTKGWSRFVKEKNLRAGDVVCFERSTGPDRQLYIHWKVRSSPVQTVVRLFGVNIFNVSNEKPNDVAVECVGKKRSREDDLFSLGCSKKQAIINIL; this comes from the coding sequence atgGAATACAGCTGTGTAGACGACAGTAGTACAACGTCAGaatctctctccatctctaCTACTCCAAAGCCGACAACGACGACGGAGAAGAAACTCTCTTCTCCGCCGGCGACGTCGATGCGTCTCTACAGAATGGGAAGCGGCGGAAGCAGCGTCGTTTTGGATTCAGAGAACGGCGTCGAGACCGAGTCACGTAAGCTTCCTTCGTCGAAATATAAAGGCGTTGTGCCTCAGCCTAACGGAAGATGGGGAGCTCAGATTTACGAGAAGCATCAGCGAGTTTGGCTCGGTACTTTcaacgaggaagaagaagctgcgTCTTCTTACGACATCGCCGTGAGGAGATTCCGCGGCCGCGACGCCGTCACTAACTTCAAATCTCAAGTTGATGGAAACGACGCCGAATCGGCTTTTCTTGACGCTCATTCTAAAGCTGAGATCGTGGATATGTTGAGGAAACACACTTACGCCGATGAGTTTGAGCAGAGTAGACGGAAGTTTGTTAACGGCGACGGAAAACGCTCTGGGTTGGAGACGGCGACGTACGGAAACGACGCTGTTTTGAGAGCGCGTGAGGTTTTGTTCGAGAAGACTGTTACGCCGAGCGACGTCGGGAAGCTGAACCGTTTAGTGATACCGAAACAACACGCGGAGAAGCATTTTCCGTTACCGGCGATGACGACGGCGATGGGGATGAATCCGTCTCCGACGAAAGGCGTTTTGATTAACTTGGAAGATAGAACAGGGAAAGTGTGGCGGTTCCGTTACAGTTACTGGAACAGCAGTCAAAGTTACGTGTTGACCAAGGGCTGGAGCCGGTTCGTTAAAGAGAAGAATCTTCGAGCCGGTGATGTGGTTTGTTTCGAGAGATCAACCGGACCAGACCGGCAATTGTATATCCACTGGAAAGTCCGGTCTAGTCCGGTTCAGACTGTGGTTAGGCTATTCGGAGTCAACATTTTCAATGTGAGTAACGAGAAACCAAACGACGTCGCAGTAGAGTGTGTTGGCAAGAAGAGATCTCGGGAAGATGATTTGTTTTCGTTAGGGTGTTCCAAGAAGCAGGCGATTATCAACATCTTGtga